In Thermoanaerobacterium xylanolyticum LX-11, the genomic window ATCTATGTAAAGACAATGACTACAGACATAGACGCGATTTAAAAGCGAGAGTAAATATGATAAACACCAACGATATAGATGCATATATCAGCATACACGTCAATGCTGTCAACAATGCTCCGTATGTAAAAGGTCCAATGGTCTTTTACTCAAATACTAATATAAACAGTAAAACATTGGCATCATATGTGCAAGATTCTTTAAATACCATTGCTGGAACAAATAGAAATCCAAATGTTGCAGACTACTTTTTGCTGACAAATGTAAGAAAGACAGGAATCTTAGTAGAACTTGGCTTTATCACAAACAATGAAGACAAAAACCTACTCATCAAAAAAGACTATTTAAAGAAACTATCTACTGGCATTGTAATTGGCTTAGAAAAATACTTTGAAAACAAATAAAGAGGCAAAACCGCATTATTTGGCAAGTCCATCATCTTTCAATACTAAATAAATTGCTTTGGCTAAGTATGGCGTGGAATTTAAGGCCTCCTCCAAAGTATTGTAATTACTGCCTAGTTCAATCAAAATTCCTTTTTCTGAAAAGTGTTGGTTGTATTCAGCGTACTGATGAATCTCTATCCCTAATGATATATCTGGATATAATTCATTCAGTTTATCGCTAATCTGTTTCGCAAACTCGTAATTCTTTTTCCAGTCTTCATTCATATCTGCAGTCCTTCGAGAACCAATTATGAACATTATTTTCGCAACTGTCTGTCCATTTATTTCCATTGTATATTTTTTTCTGTAATCTTGATTTGGTAGGCTACTTAAAACAGGTATTGTATCAACCCCTGGCTGCATTACACTTCCATATCCATCACGGTGCAAATCAATAGTTACCTTGATGGAGGGGTATTCCTCCAAATATTTTTTTACTGATAAAGAAGAATTGTAGTATGACTGATCGTAATTGTAATCGTGTATTGTGCGATCATGCAAAACGCTAATACCATAATCTTTAGTCAAATATTCTGTCAAACTGTCTCCTACTCTTACCATGTTGTAATTGAGATCATTTGTTCTATCATATCCATATGCAGCTACATATTTATTTTTTAAAGTCGCAACGTACGATTCCATCGTATGTGTATGGTAAAGCAATATAAGTGGCTTGCCAGTATCAACGTTACTGACATTTGTCACACTTGTATTCATCTCACTTTTTTTTGATGCTTCATTTGCCACTTCGTTATTTTTATTTTGATTAGCATTGAGATTCTCTGCAACTTGCGTATTAGATGTATTATCTTTTTCTCCTTTGTCTATTTGAGCAATAATGGGAATTTGATACTTTAATATTTTAAGAGGATCTCTTTGATTTAGATTAAACATTGAAGCCATAGTCAAATCTCTATCGTAAAATCCTTCAGCTTTATAGCCAACATCAACAGTTGGCATCGTATAATTTAAAGCAGTTATAAACATGCCATTAATGCTATTGTACTCTTCGGCAAAAGTCTCTGTTTCAAAATTTATATTGGCAGCTTCTATGTCATTTGTCATAAGCCATCTATAAAATAAAATATTAAAAAGCAATAAAATCACAAAAGACACCTTTTTAAGGCGATAATACCTTAGCGAACTTCTGTACAATGAAAGCACCTCTCTTTGGTTTTATACTATAAATTATTCACAAGAGAAGTGCTTTATTACTAATTTAATGTACAAGTTGGTTCATCTCATCTACTGTCAAATTTGGTTGTAAAGCTAAATTAATTCCTCTTGACAAAATAGATGAAATATTTTTAATAAGAAGATCTATCTCCTTTGGCGTGACTATGAGATTTTCTTCAGGACTTAATACCTCTTTTATTAAAGCGTATTTATCTTCATCATTCATATTTTTCAATACATTGTATAGAGGACTATCGCTTTCTACATTGTTTTTTAATGCACTTTCAAGATGTTCTATAGCATCATTGGCAATTGTAGCTGCATCTACTACGGTTGGAACACCTATCGCAATTACAGGAACACCTAAGCTTTCCATGTTGATAGCAGATCTTTTATTCCCTATTCCAGATCCAGGACTAATGCCTGTATTTGAAATCTGTATTGTTGTCGCAAGCCTTTCAACTCGCCTCGATGCAAGAGCATCTATTGTGATGACTAGATCAGGTTTTATCTTATCAACAACGCTTTTAACAATTTCTGCCGTCTCAATACCTGTTATACCTAATACACCGGGAGCCATGGCACTTACAGCACATATATTTTCGCCAAACTGCAGAGGTGCTAATTCTTTCAAATGGCGAGTCACAACAATATTTTCAATTGCTTTTGGCCCAAGTGCATCTGGCGTCACATTCCAATTGCCTAAACCTATTACAAGGACTTTCATATTGACATTAACATTAGAGATTTTCTTTATTACATCGGCAAGTTTTTGTGCTACTTTGTCTTCAAGTTCAATATCCCTGTACTTTAAGTCAGGAACCTCTATAGTTATATAATCTCCTATAGCTTTTCCCATCGCTTTAGCACCGTCATCGTCCACAATGGTTACTTTAACTATTTTTATGTTGTCATCTTGGCTTTCATCTACTAAAACGCCTGGGATCTCTCCCGCATGTCCACCTTTATACATTTCACGGGCTTCAACAGCAAGATCTGTCCTTATATTGAACATAATCTCACCTCAATTCTGTAGGTATAAAAGCATCAACAAGCCCAATTACAAAAGCAGCTATTATTGAACCCAATATAGTAGCATGTATTGTTGGAACTATAAATTGAGATACGTATATTACTATTGCTGCAACTATGAAACCAACAACACCTCTACTTCTCGGAGAAACATTTTGACCAAGCATTGCCTCAACTATATATCCCAGCAATGCAATCACAATTGCTGATATCAAAGCACCCCAAAATCCAGCCACACTAAATCCTGGGACAAGATAACCTACGATCATTAAAACAATCGCTGAAACTACAAATCTAATTATAGCTTTTAACATAAAATCACCTCCTAAAAATATAATTGACATTTTAAAAAATATTATTCGCATAAGGTTGTACTAAACTGCTTTCCTGAATTGTATTGCAAAAAATGCTTTTTCGTGGTAAAATTACTTTTGATTGATTTGAGGAGGTGAATGGTTTGGCAAACATAAAATCAGCTAAGAAAAGAATACTTGTAACAAAAAGAAGGACATTGGAGAATAAAATAGTAAAATCAAAAGTTAGAACAGCTATTTCTAAATTCGAAAAGAGTTTAGCAGAAGGTAACATAGATAATACAAAAGCAGCTTTAATTAATGCTATAAGAGAACTTGATAAAGCATATTCAAAAGGCACATTGCACAAGAATACAGTTGCAAGAAAGAAATCAAGATTATATGCAAAATTTAATGCATTAAATGCTTAAAAAGCGTACGTCGTACGCTTTTTTAATTGCAAAGCTTTCTTATCAATGATTCCAAAGCTAAATTACCATCATAACTTGACTTTAATTCCCTGTCACATTTTACGCACAATTTATATGCATTTAAAAGCTCTTTTTCTTTAAAACACTTTGATTGCTGTATAATATCGTTAATTGAAAAATAAGGTATTCCTAGGCTTTGCTGCAGTTCCTTTTTATCAATTTTTTTCAACAACAGATATTTAGCTTTTATGAGAATTCGAAACTGTCGTGCAATCATAGCTAATATACCAATTGGATTTTCTTCATTCAAAATCATTTTGTTCAATATGTATATAGCTACTTTTTCCTGTCTTAAACCTATTGCGTTTACCAATTTAAATACACTCTCAGCAGTTGATGCTGATATAACGTCTTTCACGTCATCTATAAGCACTTCTTGGCCATCACTGTAAGACACAATTTTTTTGATTTCATTTAAGAGGGTATATAAGTCCACACCTACGCTTTTAACAATATATTCTGCGACAGGTTTTTTTATGACCTTTCCATAGATTCTAACAAAAAACCCCACATAATTGACTGCTTCATCAAATTTTAAATGTTCGAAATTTACGATAGCACCATGTTTACTTATTGCTTTGAATATTCTTTTTCTCGTGTCGATTTTATCCTTAAACACAAACGCAATACAACTGTCTGTGTTTCCACCTTCAATCCGCTTGATTATAGCATCGACAGTATCGTCATTTATCTTTTTTAGAACATCATCATCTTTTATTAAAACAAACCTATGTTCAGACATAAATGGAAGAGTTTCTAAACTGTCTATTATATTTTTATCATTAGCATCTTCAATCATGGAATAATTCATTATTTCTGTGCCTTCAGCTATTAACTTACTTTTTAATTTTTTAATAGCTTCATCGATCAAAAATCTTTCCTCACCGTAAAAAACATAAGCAGGCAAAAAACCTTTATTTATAATCTCCAAAAATTCTTTGTAATTCACTGCCATCAGTCCCCGATCATTTTTTTGACATGTATAAATGTACCATTGGTTTCAATGATAATAGCACCATCTTTGTCTGTCCTGAAAAGTTGTGATTTGCTTTTTAAATATTTTACTACTTCTCCATCTGGCTGTCCATAATTATTTTCACCTACCATTATCACGCTGATTTTAGGATTTACCTCGTCCACAAATTTTTTTTGCGACGACGTATTAGATCCATGATGTGGAACTTTCAATATATCTGAAGATATATTATCATCTAATAGCGCATTTTCCGCTTCTTTCTCTATATCTCCAGTGAATAAGATGCTTACATTTTTATATATCATTTTAAAAACCAGCGCATTATTATTTATGGGATTCTCAGAAATCACGTAAGAATCAGGGCTTAAAACATCATATTTTATTCCAGATATCTCGACCCAATCACCTTTCGACAATTGAAAAACTGGTATTTGCTTTTTGCTGGCGATAGCCATTAATTTTTTGAAATTTTCACTATCCGCCACTTGTCTGCCAATAAATATTCTTTTCACATCTACATCGTTTAAAATCGACAATATGCCGCCTACATGATCATAATCTGTATGAGATATAAACACCGCATCCAACGATGTAGCATTCTTATAAAGCAAAAATGGCATCAATATATCTTGTCCAACATCAAAGGAAGAATTGCCGTATTCAGGTCTTCCTCCACCATCTATCAGTATGCTTTTGCCGTCTGGGGTCATTAAAAAGGTACTATCACCTTGTCCTACATCGAGAAAAGTTATTTCGAGGTTTTTAGGTGTCAATGAATTTACAGCAAACACTGCCATCAAAAGAAACAGCATTGTTGAAACAACACTAATTTTAATTTTTTTGCTGAGATTGCTTGTCAATAAAATCAGTACAGCATAATAACATAACATCATGTAAACTGGCGGTTGGGATACGCTTATAGATGCATGCGGTATCTGTGAGAAAATCCTTGTAAGATACAAGGCGATCTCTACTACCGGTATATTTATAAGATTTAAAGGGATAGAAAGAGGCATATATATAAGACCTAAAATTGCAGACAAAAATCCCAACACTACAGCAACGCTTACAATCGGTACAATCAATATATTTGGCAATAGTGAAATAATCGAAAAACTGTGAAAAAAGTATATAATAATAGGAATCGTGCCAATTTGTGCAGCTAAAGTGACAGAAAGCACTTCTTTGATTTTTTCACTTTTTAACTTTATTATACCTTTTATTGGCTTATACAAAAGCAAAATAGACAATGTCGCTATAAATGATAGCTGAAACCCAATGTCAAATAACATCAAAGGATTGAAAAAGAGTATCATAGTTGCTGCAAAAGACATGGCATTAATTGGATTATTCTCTCTTCCGATGAACATAGCAATTAAAGCCATACAAGCCATTATGACGGCTCTTACGGCTGATGATGGCGCACCTGTCATAACAGTGTATATTAAAAGCAGTGGAACTATGATAAATGGAGAATATCTCCTAATGTGTAAAATATTCAAGACGAACATCATAAATAAAGTCAATATTCCAAAGTTAAATCCTGATACTGCAATTATATGTGTAAGTCCTGTAACTCTAAAAGAATTAAGTACATCTTCTTCAATATTGTATTGACCCAGTATGACAGAGGAGATAAAATCAGCATCGTTTTTTGGCATCGAATTAAAAAAAATCTGCGTTATTCTCTCCCTTGTCCTTCTAACGACTTTATCCGCATAGTTGTCTGCATTGCTTTTTATAATTCGTACAGAATAACCATTTACATTTATCAAAGCTGTAATGCCGCTTTTTTTAAGATAAAGCCTATAATCAAATCCACCAGGATTTCTCTTGCCTTGAGGCAGCTCTACTATTCCTCTTACCTCGATTAAATCACCTTCTTTGGGATAAATACCACCGTACTGCGTTATCAAAATCTTATCTTTGTTTTTAGGGCTTAACACGTATTTTGCAAATCCATCTTTTAAAATGATATTTGAAACAACCCCATTAAATGAAACCAGTCTGTTGCTTAAATTATCGTACACACCTTTTGAGTACAAAGCATTTTCTCCCACCGTCAATCCCAAAACAAATACTGCCAGAAGCAATAAGTAAATGGCATTTTTTTTGGACAGATATATGTAAATGCCGGAAGACAGGACAACTAAAAATGCTAATAACAAAAACACAACATTTATCTCAAGGAACCTGCTTATTATGATGCCTACAGATAATAATACTGCTATGTACAAAAATGGCTTATCCATATCAATTATACGTAATATACTTCAAAAGGCTTGGCTATACTTGCATCATTTACCACTTCTGACACTTCTTTTTCATATTCTTCTATAGAGTTTTGTGGCCAAAGGTGTGTAACGACAAGCTTTTTGCAATGAGCAGATTTTGAAATTTTTGCTGCCTGTTTTGCAGTAAGGTGTGGCCCCTTTTCGCCGTTTAACAAATTGCCATCACATAAGAATAAGTCAGAATTACTTGCAAAAAAAACAAGTTGATCATTGTAGATTGTATCACTGCTAAAGACAAAGGTTTTATCTCCATTATTGAATTTTACAGCAAATGTTTTAACAGGATGGACCATTTCTTTAAATGTTATCGTAAAATTTTCAATATCAAGTTTCAATTCCTCATCTATGTGTTTGATTTTAAACACATCATTAAACCCTAATTCTTCAATAACTTTTGAAGGTTCATCTGGGCAATAGACGTTTACAGGTTCATTTATATAACCTTTTTTCATCATTATATCCAACGCATATCTTAAGACCAGCATATCTGCCATGTGGTCTGAATGCAAATGGGTTAATATTATGTATTTTAGGTCTTTTAAATCATGATACTTTTGGTATCTGCTGATGACACCGTTGCCACAATCTACAAGTACATTTACACCATTATCTTCCACCAAATAACCTGAACAAGCTCCATCTGGACCTGGATAAGGTCCATGTGAACCAAGAATTGTCAATTTCACTTTAATCATCTCCTATCTAAATAGCAGGTAATCTTTTAATATATTCATAGAGGTCTTTATAATTTCCATGTTCAAATGTTGAAATGTCTTTTGATGTTCTGTTGATCAAAAACTCATCCAGTAGATATGTCTTAAAGCCAATAGTTCCAGCTATTACATCTTCATCAACATCATTGCCAATCATGATGCAATTTTCAGGCACTTTTTGAAGCTTTTCTACGATTTCTTTATAATATTGTATGTATGGCTTGCAAAAATGCATATGCTCATAAGATGTGATAAAGCTAAAATAATTACAGTCAATTCCGGCCCATCTCAATCTCTCTTTTATGGCTATATCTGGAAAGATCGGATTTGTAGCAAGTACAACGTCATATCCTTTATCAACCAGCAATTCTACACAGGCCTTAGCATACTCGTTTTTACATACATTTGCTCCAAGGTTCTTATAGTCATTTTCATAGAAATCAGTAAAAATCCTCATGATTTTATCTTTTGGGTATTCCACTAACTTTAAAAACGAATCAAAAAAGGCTTCTTCATTTGTCTTACTGGGATCTAAATTGTTTATCATGTCCATACTAGCTGAATAAAGAGCCTTTTGGAAATAATACTTGTCGAAATAATCTGAGATCTTATTTGAAATAGCTTCAAAATATTCCATAATCATCTTGTCCGTGTCAACAGGGAGCAAAGTGCCATCAAGGTCAAACATCACTGTATCAATCATATTTCTTTCACCTCAATGCAATTCTCATATAAAATAATACATTTTTAAAAAGAAAAAAGCAAGGATATCTAACCTCGCTTTATATCTTTAAAGTATTTAACTCTTGACAACGAAGCTACAAGCACAGAACCAATGATTACACTTCCTATTCCTTGAAGTATATTTCCTGGCACATCAGCAAGAGCAGCTTTTGAACCGTACATAAAAGCACCACCAATATAATATCCAAGCACCATCCATGATGCAGCTAATACAAAAACAGCCATTTGCACAATAAAACTTTTATCTTCCTTTTTCAATAAAACAGCCACAATGAGTCCTTCCAATCCTTTTATGACTAATGTCCATGGGGCCCATAAAGCATATCCTGAAAGAAGATCAGATAATGCTGAACCAATGCCTCCAGACACAAAGCCTGCAAAAGGTCCTAAAATAGTAGCCGAAAGAAAGATGAAAGAATCGCCTATATTTATATATCCTTTCGTGTATGGCGTAGGGATTTGTATTACCATAGTACCAACAGCAATAAGAGCCGTCATAAGTGCGATGTAAACAAGTTTTTTTAAGCTATTTTCTTTCACACTCTATACCTCCCATATTTTTTAAAATTATTATAACATACAATTGTTATAATTCAATAAATACAATATACAAACAATTTATAATTTTTATAACATGAAACTTTTGACATTAGGAACAATGTGTAATATAATAATATTACGGTTTACGAAATATTAGGGAGGCTGATATAATGGATGCCGAAATAAATTTATTAGAATATTTACTGCGGGAAATAAACCATAGAATGAATCTTGTGACCAGAAATTACTTAAGCAATAAAGAAATTACCATGTCTCGGTTTTGGGTCTTAAACAAATTAAGCCAAGATGAAGCAATAACTATGAAACAACTACAGTCGCAACTTTTACTGTCTTCCAGCACACTGACAGGGCTAATCGACAATCTCGTTGCTGATGATTTGGTATATAGGTGGAGAGACGATAAGGACAGACGCCTTGTGTTTTTAAAGCTTACAGAAAAAGGTGCTGTGCTTCTAAACGAAATTTTAGAATACCGCACAAAGATGCTAAAAAAAATAGTCGATATGTGTGGTGACAGCATAGACATTGGTACATTGAACAAAAATCTCAAAACACTATTAAACGCATCAGATGATGCTGTAATATTTTAAAAAATTTCAAGAAGGTGATTATATGGACTTCGCAATCGAAATAAAAAATTTAAAGAAAAGATTTAAAGATTTTGAAGCAGTAGGTGGAATCACGTTTGACGTCAGAAAAGGAGAAATATTTGGCTTATTAGGTCCCAACGGTGCAGGAAAAACTACTACCATAAGAATGATAACGACATTGATGCCACCTACTTCTGGCAAAATACTTGTTGCCGGTTTTGATGCAAAAAAATACAGTGCAACAATAAGAAGATACATTGGATATGTACCACAAGCTCTTTCTGCAGACTCCACCTTAACTGGATATGAAAATATGCTATTTGTAGCTAAGCTTTTAAGGCTTAACAAAAAAGAAAGGGAAGAAAGAATTGATTACATTCTTGACATTTTGAATTTGAATGATGCAAGAAACCGCTTAGTCAAGCAGTATTCAGGTGGAATGATAAGAAGATTGGAAATAGGCCAAGCCATAATACACAGACCTGAAGTCTTAATACTTGATGAACCGACAGTGGGACTTGATCCTGTAGCAAGGCAAAACGTTTGGAACGTAATAGATACTTTACGAAAAGAAACAGGTCTTACAATTTTAATTACTACCCATTACATGGAAGAAGCAGAAGCTATATGTGGAAGAATAGCAATAATGAACAGCGGCAAAATTGCTGCCTTAGGAACTCCTGGTGAATTAAAATCAAAAACCGGAAATCCAAATGCTACATTGGATGATGTATTTACATTTTTCACAGGAAATCAATTAGAGTCTGGAGGGAATTATCGTGAAACAAGTCAATTACGCAAAAGAATCCAAAGGTTCAGTTAAGATGAATTCTCCTATAAAAATAGTTTTAGACTATATTTTGAATTCTTTTACAATCGCAGAAATAGAGATACGAAAGCTGAAACATGATCCAACTGAATTACTTACAAGAGCAGTCCAACCAGTTTTATGGCTTCTTATCTTTGGTCAGGCATTTTCCAGGATACGAGCTATACCTACAGGAAATGTCAACTATCAGACATTTATGGCTCCAGGCATTTTAGCCCAATCAATGATGTTCATATCTATATTTTATGGTTTAAGCATAATTTGGGATAAAGATCAAGGAATACTTCAAAAGCTTATAGCAATGCCTGTTCCTCGAGCAGCTTTTGTCACAGGAAAAGCCTTTGGAGCAGGAGTCAGAGCAATAAGCCAAGTAATAATAATATTATTTTTAGCGTTTTTGCTAAGACTCGACATAAAGTGGAGCATTTTAAATGTAATAATGAGCATATTGACAATTGTTTTAGGCGCTGCATTTTTTTCTTCTTTGTCAATGGCTTTAGCAGCCATAGTAAAAAGCAGGGAAAGATTTATGGGTATAGGACAGGTTATAACGATGCCATTGTTTTTTGCCAGCAATGCAATCTATCCAATACAAATAATGCCACATTGGCTTCAAATAGTAGCAAGAATCAATCCTTTAAGTTATGTTGTTGAACTTTTGCGAGGATATCTAATAAATGGCAGTGTATCACAAGCAGGCTTTTCATGGATGATACTTATAGCTGCTACTGTCATAATTCAGATAATATCAGCAATTTTATATCCCCACATAGTAACATAAAACCGCTTTACATTTGATATACCATGGTAGAGTAGCAAATGCTACTCCATCATGCAGTATGTCGTGCAAAGCGGTTTAAATTTACCTATTTTTGAAAAATGTAGCTTTTACTATTTCCATAATTACTAAAGGCAATAATGACAGCATAATTACTACATCCCAATCGTATATGTTTATATTTTTTATGTCAAATACTGTATTTAAAGGAGTTAATATGACTACAAGTTGAAGGAATATGGAAACCAATAGTGCAAGCACCATGTATTTATTTTTAAATAAGCCCACCTTAAAAACTGATTTAATTGATCTTGCATTCATCGCTTGTGAAAGCTGTGAAAAAGTCAAAACAGCAAATGCCATAGTTCTTGCATTAGTGAGGTTTTCTCTAAGTCCCATCAAGAATGCTATAAAAGATACCAAACCTATCATGATGCCTTCGATTGGTATTCTGTACATAAGTCCATCTGAAAAGATGTTTTCATCTTTTGGCCTTGGTTTTTTGGACATTATATCTTTTTCAGCAGGTTCCACGCCTAAAGCAAGAGCAGGTAGGCTATCTGTTACTAAATTCACCCACAATATATGGATAGGTTTGAGAGGCATTGGCATACCAGCTAATGTAGCAACCAAGAGAACGAGTATTTCGCCAATATTGCATGATAAAAGGTAATGTATAGATTTTTTTATATTCTCGTAAATGGTCCTTCCTTCTTCTACAGCAGCCACAATAGTTGCAAAATTATCATCTGTAAGCACCATATCAGCAGAATCTTTTGCTACGTCTGTACCTGTAATACCCATTGCAGCACCTATATCAGCCTGCTTTAACGCAGGTGCATCATTTACACCGTCGCCAGTCATAGCTACCACCGCATTGTTTTTCTGCCAAGCTTTTACTATCCTCATCTTATGCTCCGGAGAAACTCTTGCATACACTGATATGCTTTTTACCTTTTCGTAAAGCTCATCGTCTGTCATGGCTTCTAACTCTCTGCCATCTACAGACATATCATCTTTATCTAAAATGCCTAAATCTCTTGCAATAGCTACAGCAGTAATCTTATGATCACCTGTTATCATAACAGGTTTTATGCCAGCATTTTTGCATATTCTAACAGAATCTCTCACTTCATCTCTCGGCGGATCTATCATTCCTAAAAGTCCAACAAATACAAGATCTTTCTCCACATCAAGGCTTTCTAACCTATCTGGCACACTATCAATATCTTTAAAAGATATAGCCAAAACTCTTAAAGCATCTTTCCCCATATTCTCATTTTCAATTTTAATCTTTGCTTTATCGTCATCGCTCAATTCTAATATTTTGCCATCTTTTAATATGTATCTACACCTTTCGATGACACTGTCAAATGCTCCTTTTGTTATGACTTTATAATTTTTATCATTTGATTTGTGGATGGTAGTCATCATTTTTCGATCAGAATCAAATGGGATTTCGGCAACTCGCGGAAATTCTCTTTCTAATTCCGATTTTTTGGATACATATTTTTCATATGCTGATACTATAGCGACTTCAGTTGGATCTCCAAAGCTTTTACCCGATTCATCAATAAATGCATCTGTGCAAAGTACCCCCTGCTCCAAAATAAATCCTGCCTTGCTGTCATATCCTTTAGTTAAGTCTATCTCTTTAAAATTAACAAAAACTTTCACTATTGTCATCTTATTCTGAGTCAAAGTACCTGTCTTATCAGAACATATCACGTTTGCACTGCCTAATGTCTCCACTGCAGGAAGTCTTCTTAATATAGCATTTCTCTTTATCATCTTCTGTACGCCTAATGCTAAAGTAATAGTTACTATTGCTGGCAGTCCTTCAGGAATTGCAGCAACAGCAAGGCTTACAGATGTCATAAACATGTCAAATACCGGCCTTTTTTCCATAACACCTATCCCAAATATTATGCCACAAATGATAAGTGCTCCTATACCCAGATATTTCCCCAGTTGCTCTAACTTTATCTGGAGAGGCGTCATCGTCGTCTCATCATCGTCTAACATCTTCGCTATTTTTCCCATCTCTGTGCTCATACCTGTCTCAGTAACCACAAATGATCCTCTTCCATAAGTTACAACTGTACCTGTGTACACCATGTTGTGCCTATCGCCAATATTGAGATTTTTGTCTTTTAACTTGCCAGAAGTCTTTTCTGACGGAACAGATTCACCTGTAAGAGCTGACTCATCTATCTTCAAATTTGCAGACTCTATTATCCTTCCATCAGCAGGCACAAAATTTC contains:
- a CDS encoding N-acetylmuramoyl-L-alanine amidase family protein, yielding MKKSFKFICIYCTISLVLLSTILPLILSNNTAFSTPDNPLKGKIILIDPGHGGIDGGTNSGNILEKNINLEASIILKTELINRGAKVMMTRDKDVSLENLCKDNDYRHRRDLKARVNMINTNDIDAYISIHVNAVNNAPYVKGPMVFYSNTNINSKTLASYVQDSLNTIAGTNRNPNVADYFLLTNVRKTGILVELGFITNNEDKNLLIKKDYLKKLSTGIVIGLEKYFENK
- the spoIIP gene encoding stage II sporulation protein P — translated: MYRSSLRYYRLKKVSFVILLLFNILFYRWLMTNDIEAANINFETETFAEEYNSINGMFITALNYTMPTVDVGYKAEGFYDRDLTMASMFNLNQRDPLKILKYQIPIIAQIDKGEKDNTSNTQVAENLNANQNKNNEVANEASKKSEMNTSVTNVSNVDTGKPLILLYHTHTMESYVATLKNKYVAAYGYDRTNDLNYNMVRVGDSLTEYLTKDYGISVLHDRTIHDYNYDQSYYNSSLSVKKYLEEYPSIKVTIDLHRDGYGSVMQPGVDTIPVLSSLPNQDYRKKYTMEINGQTVAKIMFIIGSRRTADMNEDWKKNYEFAKQISDKLNELYPDISLGIEIHQYAEYNQHFSEKGILIELGSNYNTLEEALNSTPYLAKAIYLVLKDDGLAK
- the gpr gene encoding GPR endopeptidase — translated: MFNIRTDLAVEAREMYKGGHAGEIPGVLVDESQDDNIKIVKVTIVDDDGAKAMGKAIGDYITIEVPDLKYRDIELEDKVAQKLADVIKKISNVNVNMKVLVIGLGNWNVTPDALGPKAIENIVVTRHLKELAPLQFGENICAVSAMAPGVLGITGIETAEIVKSVVDKIKPDLVITIDALASRRVERLATTIQISNTGISPGSGIGNKRSAINMESLGVPVIAIGVPTVVDAATIANDAIEHLESALKNNVESDSPLYNVLKNMNDEDKYALIKEVLSPEENLIVTPKEIDLLIKNISSILSRGINLALQPNLTVDEMNQLVH
- a CDS encoding phage holin family protein; amino-acid sequence: MLKAIIRFVVSAIVLMIVGYLVPGFSVAGFWGALISAIVIALLGYIVEAMLGQNVSPRSRGVVGFIVAAIVIYVSQFIVPTIHATILGSIIAAFVIGLVDAFIPTELR
- the rpsT gene encoding 30S ribosomal protein S20, coding for MANIKSAKKRILVTKRRTLENKIVKSKVRTAISKFEKSLAEGNIDNTKAALINAIRELDKAYSKGTLHKNTVARKKSRLYAKFNALNA
- the holA gene encoding DNA polymerase III subunit delta, whose translation is MAVNYKEFLEIINKGFLPAYVFYGEERFLIDEAIKKLKSKLIAEGTEIMNYSMIEDANDKNIIDSLETLPFMSEHRFVLIKDDDVLKKINDDTVDAIIKRIEGGNTDSCIAFVFKDKIDTRKRIFKAISKHGAIVNFEHLKFDEAVNYVGFFVRIYGKVIKKPVAEYIVKSVGVDLYTLLNEIKKIVSYSDGQEVLIDDVKDVISASTAESVFKLVNAIGLRQEKVAIYILNKMILNEENPIGILAMIARQFRILIKAKYLLLKKIDKKELQQSLGIPYFSINDIIQQSKCFKEKELLNAYKLCVKCDRELKSSYDGNLALESLIRKLCN
- a CDS encoding DNA internalization-related competence protein ComEC/Rec2, giving the protein MYIAVLLSVGIIISRFLEINVVFLLLAFLVVLSSGIYIYLSKKNAIYLLLLAVFVLGLTVGENALYSKGVYDNLSNRLVSFNGVVSNIILKDGFAKYVLSPKNKDKILITQYGGIYPKEGDLIEVRGIVELPQGKRNPGGFDYRLYLKKSGITALINVNGYSVRIIKSNADNYADKVVRRTRERITQIFFNSMPKNDADFISSVILGQYNIEEDVLNSFRVTGLTHIIAVSGFNFGILTLFMMFVLNILHIRRYSPFIIVPLLLIYTVMTGAPSSAVRAVIMACMALIAMFIGRENNPINAMSFAATMILFFNPLMLFDIGFQLSFIATLSILLLYKPIKGIIKLKSEKIKEVLSVTLAAQIGTIPIIIYFFHSFSIISLLPNILIVPIVSVAVVLGFLSAILGLIYMPLSIPLNLINIPVVEIALYLTRIFSQIPHASISVSQPPVYMMLCYYAVLILLTSNLSKKIKISVVSTMLFLLMAVFAVNSLTPKNLEITFLDVGQGDSTFLMTPDGKSILIDGGGRPEYGNSSFDVGQDILMPFLLYKNATSLDAVFISHTDYDHVGGILSILNDVDVKRIFIGRQVADSENFKKLMAIASKKQIPVFQLSKGDWVEISGIKYDVLSPDSYVISENPINNNALVFKMIYKNVSILFTGDIEKEAENALLDDNISSDILKVPHHGSNTSSQKKFVDEVNPKISVIMVGENNYGQPDGEVVKYLKSKSQLFRTDKDGAIIIETNGTFIHVKKMIGD